In Glycine max cultivar Williams 82 chromosome 15, Glycine_max_v4.0, whole genome shotgun sequence, the DNA window ATTTATGTCTTGAGACAAATCAAaacccttaattattttgattagatataAACAAATACAAAGGTTAAAATATGTGTCTTATGCGTTATCAGAACATGTGTTGTGAAGGTCGCGTTTGATATTTTAAACGGTAGCAAGATGAAATCATGATATGATATGACATTAGAGTTGACATTTAAGACTTCATTTAATACGCTATGTCTGAGatttattttacaaagataTTCTCTTAGGATCTATCAAAtcctataaagaataaatgcaGCTAAGCTCTGAAATTCCTCAATCGCCATAAAAGAAGAGCTTTGCTACATAGACCTACTCTGACACAAAAGGAAATGGTTTCCTATTGAAGTATTCAACACGCCAGCGACGGAGAGTGGTTTCTCAGCATGAAGAAGTATGTGCATTAAATGCACACATTTAATGTCCCAATGGCCTTTTTCTTTAGACATAAGCTTAAGAAAGGAAATGTATCTATTTAAAGACAATGAATACTTGATTGAAGGAGgcctataaatattaaaagctTTGAAGACATGAAGTATGATTTTGAAGCctcattatttcattttttgcacaaaaatttatttgtttaaatccttataaaatttagaaaatttctCAAAACACTTCATTCATATTAAGAGAAAAGACTAAGtgctaaatttatttattcatctaTAAGACGATGGTGTTAGTCATTGTGCAATCAACTAACAAATCTTCTTATTTGTGTTAGAGTTAGTAGTAACTTAGTAGGACAAAGTATATTGGCTGTAACAAGCTTGGTGTAAAGCTTGAGTTAAGGAGCCAGAAGTGACAATGATAAATACTTTTAACTTGTTGAAGTTAGTGGAACTTTGTGATTTGTCAAGAACTAGACGTAGTTTTAGTGGTTGAGACGAACTAGAATAAATCCTTCACGTCTTATTctgtttattttctctttcgTTATTTGAACTAACCtatggtttgaatttgatttttgcttttgaaaaactttttttattgtataaagaTCTAAAACTATTGTCTGATCTTTCCAGCGAAAATCTATTGTCTGTTTTTCCTAAGTCTTGTTAGATGATAATTTCGTTGTTTTAGAAAAAAGGTTTTACacgtagtaaaaaaaaatcacaattcaatccCCTTTCTTGTGATATTTGCCTTTACACTGAAAATTGTTCTTTGATATTAGCAACCCCGGTAGAGTGAGAGCGACATTTAAGTCAATGATGAATCGTGCTCGAGCAGAAGCTAAAGCTACATCATTCATATGATTAAGCTAACCATGTGTCTTTCAGTTATCCTTCTCCTTTCCACCTTCATAAATATCCATTCTCTTTACCATCTTCTTGCATAAAAAATAGAGCAAAAATGATCCTCAAGTCCACCAACTTCCCAGTAATTGGTAGCTTGCACGTGTTAGGGAAGGTCCCACATCACACCCTCAAAGTCTTGGCCCAAAGATATGGGCCTATCATGTCCATGTGCCTTGTGTGTGGTTCAGTGTGGTCTGCTTTGACAACACCATGACGGGCCTCCACCTCTATAACCCAATCGACGTTGACGCCCTTATCGAGATTTGTGACCTATGAACCGAGAAGCGAGACAAGGAGAGAGATTTGAGTTTGAACAAAGGTTGGATCTAAAGAAGCAAGATCTGAGTTTGACAGAGGTTGAGTTTGGATCTAAAGTGAGATCTAAGTTTGGATCTAAAGATGTTTCGTTTGGTGTTGTGTTTTATTTGTGCTTAATGTTTTGTGATAATGATGAAGAGATACTTGATTATTGGGTGTttggttttcaattttcaattaagcATTGACGAGGAGAGTGTGACGTCAAGAGTGGATCTGGCTTGGGGTTGGGTGTGGGTTTGGTTTAAGTTGTCAATCCTTGTTGCAAATTTGGGTTTTAGATTGAGTTGTTTGACTGCAGATGTTGTGTGTGATGAAAAACAAGGAGAGGTTTAAGATTAAGATGCCCAACTTTAGTAGAACCTTTgtcacaaattttgtttttaaaaaatttaatattaacttaATCAACCTACTAATCCTAATTATTCACTAATTATCTTCTAATAATTGTGCCACCTAATAGATTAATTGGTCAATGTTCACATTCTAACGGTCAACGAAAGCTAGTGGATGAAAGTACCAAAATTGTCAATTTTTGAAACTTGGGAACctaattttaccaaaaaaaatcaagaagatgaaaattacaaatttgtGAAACTAGGGGACCAAATTGTAATTTAgcctaatatttaaaattaagaatattcAAATAGCTTTCCAAATTGTAATTCATTGATTATAttagttcaatttttaaaaaaatatatgatataaatGATAATGTTATCAAACATTTGGAAACAAAAAcgacaataaataaataatcaagttTGGgaatttagataaaataataaaaattcttaggtaattatttaaaatttctttaatcttATAGACtaatataattactaataaatcaattaacacaactttaattttaaaataattattataaaaattaaaaaaattattatataataatttataatgagatgacaatataaaacttttataGTTTTAGTGTATCACCTATTTTTCTCTTACACTTTATAGTCTGTTTGCTAAAGAGTAAATTGGAAAATAGAAGCGAATGAGATTAGAATAAATTGAGTTGTTTGATaaagaagaaatataaaataaataattttaataaggaTGAGATTCATTATACTATTTctcacatatttatatttatttttctattttttttatatttattatctatttctctttaactttttttggtgatatatttttcttcaattgaATACCTTTAATATCTATTCACTGCATGCTTGATTTAGAGTTTAAATTTATTACAACATACATCTTAATGGAGATTCAACGaacggataaaaataaaataaaaacaaaaataaaaattatgaacctttcccaaaacaattttgcctcaaaagttatttttatctcatttataaacatagttttatttcttacctattgttatttttttcatttttttctcctctctaCCAAACATATAAGTAAGGATAAAAAAtgatagtttattatttttttaaagttaaattactcatatatCCCTATACTTTCacgattcttatttttttagttatttttagttcctatcctttacattttaattcttttttagtcctGTAatcttaaaaatgatttttttagtctttataatttcatgattcttattttttagtcaTAATAGTTTTCAGATTAcagaaattaaagagaattaaaatataaactataaaaactaaaaaaaatacttttaaactaCATAActaaaaatgactaaaatatcacttttaaattataagaactaaaaatgtaagaatcataaaattttagggataaaataaataatttaacctttttttaatttataatttttatggtatatatatatatatataatttattaaattgtaattgtaatCCAAACTAAATCATACGATCtaatctaagttttttttttatatattttttttctgttgaaACCAGTGAGAGTAAACCTTAgataggagagagagagagggaaaagGGGGAGACACGTGGCCCTAGTTTCCATGTAGGTGGAGAGAAGTGTTATATATGCGAGTCCTTGTGGCAGTCACCATCGGCACACACAAAGTCAAGTCTCTTGGTTGCATGATCACAATGCCCTCTCTCGCCATCGAACCCACCTTCCTCGACTTTGAGTTCCCTCTAGACCCTCCCACCACCATGCTCCCCGCCGACCAGCTCTTCTCCGACGGCAAACTCCTTCCTCTCCACCCCCTAACTTCCACAATCACAACCTCCAAATCCCCCTCTTCCTCCGCCGTTAACGCCACCGCCTCCGCCGCTACCACCGCCACCACCGCTGACCCTTGCCTCTTCTCCCCCAAAGCCCCACGCTGCTCCTCCCGCTGGAAAGACCTCCTCGGCCTCAAAAAATTCTACCAAGCCACTAACAACGCCAAAGCCGCCCCACCCTCTTCGGCCAAATCCCTAAAAAATCTCCTCCACCGCAAAACGACGTCGCCTTCACTCTCCTCGGAAAACGCGCCGCTGCTAGCTTCAAATTCCTCCGACGCTGAATCCCTCTCCATCACCTCGTCGCGCCTCTCTCTTTCCTCATCCTCCTCCGGCCACGACCACGACGACCTCCCCCGCCTCTCCCTCGATTCcgaaaaacctaaccctaaccctaaccagATCTCGCTCCACCGCAACCCTAACCCTAGAATCCGCCTCGTCAGAAACCGCACAAACTCATTTGACGCTCACAAGCCCTCATCGGACCAACATTATTCCCGCCCGGGGAGGAGTTCGATCCGGCGGGAATCGGAGACGGTGACATGCAGGGGAGTTTCTGTGGACAGCCCTAGAATGAACTCTTCGGGGAAAATAGTGTTCCAGAGCCTAGAGCGAAGCTCGAGTAGCCCCAGCACGTTCAACGGTGGTCCCCGCTTCAAGCACCGCGGAATGGAACGCTCTTATTCCGCCAACGTTAGGGTTACGCCGGTCCTCAACGTCCCCGTTTGCTCCCTCCGCGGCTCGTCGAAATCGGGTTCGGTTTTCGGGTTCGGGCAACTCTTCTCCTCGCCGCAGATAACAACAACGGGTAAAGGGCACCACCAAAGTGGTAGGAGTAATCGGAATTGACGTAAATACCCTTCTATAAAGAAACAAACCAAAAAAGGGTAACATATTGTTgactaggtttttttttttgtttttaccttttttgCCACTTTATCAACCTTTCTTATCTAATCTCGGAATGGAAACATTGCAGGAAGAGGACGTTGTTATTGATTGAGGGGTTTGGTTGGctgatttattttgattttgttaaggttttttttttccttcactttTTAGGTTACTTAATGTAAATAGATGCTGTTGTTTGATGATAAATCGATAAAGATCTAGTTACTGTTTCTATCttggttgattttttatttattttaatttttaaagtttaataatgGGAAAATtggaatgtgtttttttttttatttgttctattATTAAAGTGTTTCGAGATCTGTGGAGGAATCATGTTGAGCTTATCTTGCGTGTCTGCTTGcgagttttgttttgtttttgggtttttgattatttttttactgtgtgGTGAAGTGTTTTGGGAAATGATGCCAAAGATTCAAACAGAGGCACCAGCTCTgctgaattattattatttatttgcacGTCAGTCTGATCCCAAAACCTTCATGGCatacaattaattaatcaacctaagtttttattttagctAAGTGACAACATTGATGTGtttatttaaccttttttttatgtataatgaTATAGTATATggatatattatgttttttttttcttactataTGCCTGAGGGGTGAGTGAGTGGTCCACACCTGAAGTTCAGTGTGTGTGACCTTTATGGAAGATTCAATTGGGTGGGGCAGGGTTCTTCTTTCTTATAATCAAGATGTGTGTTGTTGTGTGTACTTTGATTTGGGACATTGGATGAGTTTTTTTCCTAGAACAGATTATCAAACCTTGAATGAATAATCTAACACGATTTTCACTATTAAATTTGCCCGTTCTGTGCGTCCAAAATTTTGGTGGAGGAGTGGAACAGAACACCCACAAATCGGGTCATCATCTTTGTTGTCGGATAGACTTGTTCCTTCACTTCACTTTGatgaatgataaaaaagatCTTACTCTCGGACATTTGATTATTATCCAGCCATAATGGGTCCCTCCCTAATTAGATATGGTAGGACCATTTCCTGTTTGCTGCAAGCAATTTGATGATATTTGCTATAGCCAATGTGCATAATTGAGGGAAAGGATATGTTCAAAAGTTCAATGCCTTTGGACCCCCCACCCTTTTTTTCCCCCCCATCTTTTATCGTATTCTTCACATCATGATAGAAATGGTTCTAGATCCGTGGTACTATCACGGGTCTTAGTCACATTGAAATCATATACTTTGGGGCGATTAAACATTAAAACTCGTAATTTGATAGGACCCTCTGTTGGTTTAGTTGCTTCGGTTCATTCATTAATTCACACTTCCGAAACCCAAACTAGATTGTTGAAGTTTTTTATATACGCTTTCTTGTACTCTTCTAACTCGTACTACTAAGGTTCGATCGATCAAACAACTCTACAACAACGGAAACGAAAAGTGTACCAACCAAGAAGATGGtatataaaaatacaatgatgttcctttttttcttttaaaaaggtAGGAATATGCTAAAATCACGTGGCTAATATGTTGCCATGGTTTCAGCCTATAGCCACCATAAAAGCCAAAACCCATGTGAGAGAgcggggttttttttttcaattgcctaaataaacaaatgaatgTTGTATCGTGTCTGCATCAGTATCTGTAACGGATGTGGATGGGAGGAGACAAGGTTCTTTCCTAACTCATTTTTCTATTAATGCATTTTGTttcaatcttatattttattggcACAGGTTCTaccgtttttttaaaattaaacaacatgaacttttaatgtgaaaattttcatttttacgaGTGCACCCATCTTTCTAAAGTACTAGCGACTTTAAGGGTCTGTTTGGTAGAGGTAGAGGGGAAAgattgagaatttttttgaattaaaaaaatagaataaaaacgTAGTCTTGTATCATTTTACGGtttaaatgtttttcattttttcactttctttctctttacacCAAAAACTATAAACCcactaataaataatattctttGCCCCTTATTAGCAAGTTGTACTCGTTCATATTACAAGTGTTGTtggagtaaaaataaaatgtgattAATAATAGGTATGTACATTAGATGAAACACGTGAGTTGGCGCGCATGCTTTGGAGTTTGGGGTTCTGTCTCTATGACAATGATCTAACCCCCTACCCTAATGATTTGACATTTTCATATTCAAGCCATAGTTATTCTATTCAATATAGTTATAGCGTGCACCAAAAATATCCATATCAATAATCGTTTTAAGAACTCGTCTTCAGTCTTTGACTCTTTGTGGACTATTTAGTGATAATATTCAATATAATATTACTCTCAAGGTCTTGCAaattatacacattttttctgttttcatttacttctaACTAACcttttctagcttttcattttactgttttatttactttcaataCAGACACTTTATCATTGGGCTCTTATTGTGATTGTTACGAAATTCTAAAGATGTTTAATTTTACTCTAAAGAATATAgtataattattctaatttaaaatacaaaatattgtcTTCATATatgttatgtaatttaattattctaattttaaaatatagaatatttaaaataaaaaaacattttgaataAATCTAATATTTGACGGGTATCGGTGCATGGCATGCTACAGAAGATTTTCTACTTTCTACTTTGTACATTGAAGCAATTTATTGGGCCCCATAGCATAGAGATCAAGTAAACCGTGAAGCTAAACCTACCTAGGAAGCATTTGCAGAGCCATGAGCCATCCTATCATATTCCCTTCCCTACtcactttttatcttttatgtatatttttaggCGTTTCTGTCCATAATCGGATTTTGATGCATTTGATATGATATGGGTGTGGTGTTTGACCAGTCCTAAATGGGTAGTCCCCATTATAATACCACATTTGTTCCCATTAGAGTTTGGGCTTTATGACAACTTGAAAATGGATGCACCTACCAACAACACTTCTTTTAATACCCATGCTGCTGCCAATGTCTGTTTACTGTGTCCCAATACAGCAGCGCAACAAGGGTAGTTCtgtcattttacactttttgTGGAGGGAGGTTTTGTAGTAGGGTCACATGCCCCCAAAGTGATTCACCCAAATCCAAAAATGAGCCCTAGATTCTTGCCATATTTTGCTAATTTGTTCGTATTCTTAATTGCATTGTGAAAGCATAGTCAGGATTGTGTGAGGTGACTTATAATAGTTTGGtgagtaaataattaatttagtcctttaatttgtattttttaattgttttagtcTCTGAAACTAAGGAGAACTTAAATAAATCTCTGAATTTAGTGCTTTTTTTGTCCATGGACAGAGAACTTAAGtgataaaaacaacaaaagtttagaGACTCAAATGAGAAAAAGAGGTTGATTTCATGAACTTAAatgaaatctttaaaaaaattcaagattttatttaagttttttcttagttttgttTCAGGAACTAAAatcttccataaaaaaaaaaaactaaaatgccAAAGAGATACAACTTTAAGAGTTATATTGACCATTTGCTCTAGTTTGGTTGTTTTGATTAGTGAGCTCAACTTTGCCATTACTTTCTCTTAGCTTTTTATGGAGATGAGGATGCGTGCAATCACTTTTATCTTGCGAGGTAAATCAGCTGAAAAGCAACCCAAGGTTAATTAATAGAAACCCACAAAGTCTAAAAAAGATTCTAAACTAGCCAGAGGCTcccattaattaaatattcagtAGGAGAGGGGGGGTATTTAAAGCATGATATCCTCCTTGATCTGATTTTCTGTCTCATAAAGAAAACAATTTGTTTGTTGAATGATAATAATAAGAGAGCCTGCAAAAGGCTGAGGGGTGAGTTTGGGGGCATCAAAGAGAGAACGTGCTTATGTGCAGTCGGGTCTCTGCACAGATTCCCCCTCATCCAATCCCTTTTACCCTATCATATGGCATCACTGCCACCCCCCTCCCCTCTTGTCAGTGCACAAAAGGGATGAGAAAAGGAGGGTGCTGTTGCTAAAATGCTAACGGCTAAAAAGGGTGAGGTCAGTACTAAGATCAAGATGGCagacaaaaataacaaagaatTTCTGTATAGTGAAagataaatagttaaaaatgaGTTAAGTCATGGTTAAATTAATCACTTGACAAACAAGGTCAACCATAGTTGTAGATAAACTGAGTTTCTTAAACAAGGAATTTGATTTTCTGATATTGCTTATCaagaatacttttttaaaaaagtcttaAGATTTATTTTAGTGATTTATATGTTTTAAGAGTTAGTCTCTGTGACTTTTCGATATGGGTAAATTAATCACTAGATTCACTTGATATCAATTAATAGTCACTCTTCTACTTTTTGACATGAAATTTGAGGGAGGATATGAATGACTTGGGAACATATCTCTGTCCTCATCTTCATCTACATTGCAGTGTCCCCGTTATAAGATTCAAGGCCAGGTGGGAGGGTGGATGTTTTTAGAAATAGAATAATGATACTGCAACCTGTGAGGTCCGTACTAAAGTGTGGGGGCATGTGAACTACTGGAGTTTCACATCACAGTATCTTCATGAGCTGGACTGCGAAGGataatttgttgttgttatgttAGAGTATGTCATAAAACTGCAATGGGTTTTGGGTCCCTTTGGAGTTTAGTACTGCATGGACAACAACTTTTTTACGGTTT includes these proteins:
- the LOC100784462 gene encoding uncharacterized protein, which translates into the protein MITMPSLAIEPTFLDFEFPLDPPTTMLPADQLFSDGKLLPLHPLTSTITTSKSPSSSAVNATASAATTATTADPCLFSPKAPRCSSRWKDLLGLKKFYQATNNAKAAPPSSAKSLKNLLHRKTTSPSLSSENAPLLASNSSDAESLSITSSRLSLSSSSSGHDHDDLPRLSLDSEKPNPNPNQISLHRNPNPRIRLVRNRTNSFDAHKPSSDQHYSRPGRSSIRRESETVTCRGVSVDSPRMNSSGKIVFQSLERSSSSPSTFNGGPRFKHRGMERSYSANVRVTPVLNVPVCSLRGSSKSGSVFGFGQLFSSPQITTTGKGHHQSGRSNRN